A window of the Flavobacterium sangjuense genome harbors these coding sequences:
- the pckA gene encoding phosphoenolpyruvate carboxykinase (ATP), with the protein MENYAQITKSISLEKYGIKNVHEIIHNPSFEKLYNDELNPNLEGFEKGQLTELGAVNVMTGVFTGRSPKDKYIVKDSITENTIWWNSEKAVNDNKPINQNTWEALKNTTTTQLSGKKLYVVDAFCGANENTRLKVRFIMEVAWQAHFVTNMFIRPTEAELEHFGEPDFIVMNGSKTSFKDFADYGLNSEVYIAFNLTEKIQIIGGTWYGGEMKKGMFAMMNYYLPLQGIASMHCSANKGEAGDVAVFFGLSGTGKTTLSTDPKRELIGDDEHGWDDEGVFNFEGGCYAKTIDLSRENEPDIYNAIKRDALLENVTVDADGAIDFKDTSVTQNTRVSYPIYHIHNIVKPVSKAGHANKVIFLTADAFGVMPPVSKLTPEQTQYYFLSGFTAKLAGTERGITEPTPTFSACFGKAFLTLHPTKYGEELVKKMEQNQAKAYMVNTGWNGTGKRISIKDTRAIIDAILDGSIENAATKTVPVFNFEVPTSLHDVNSAILDPRDTYENASDWNTKATDLASKFIKNFEQYTDNEQGKSLVKAGPQL; encoded by the coding sequence ATGGAGAACTACGCTCAAATTACGAAATCGATTTCGTTAGAAAAATATGGGATTAAAAATGTTCACGAAATTATTCACAATCCTTCCTTCGAAAAGTTATACAATGATGAGTTAAATCCAAATTTGGAAGGTTTTGAAAAAGGCCAGCTAACAGAACTTGGAGCGGTAAATGTTATGACAGGTGTTTTTACCGGTCGTTCGCCAAAAGATAAATACATTGTTAAAGACAGCATCACCGAAAATACCATTTGGTGGAATTCTGAAAAAGCAGTTAACGACAACAAACCCATAAACCAAAATACTTGGGAAGCGTTAAAAAATACTACTACCACGCAATTATCCGGAAAGAAATTATATGTTGTTGATGCTTTTTGTGGCGCCAATGAAAATACAAGACTGAAAGTCCGTTTCATCATGGAAGTTGCCTGGCAGGCACATTTTGTAACTAATATGTTCATTCGCCCAACGGAAGCCGAACTGGAACATTTTGGAGAGCCGGATTTTATTGTGATGAATGGTTCTAAAACTTCTTTCAAAGATTTCGCAGATTACGGATTAAATTCTGAAGTATATATAGCGTTTAATTTAACTGAGAAAATCCAAATTATAGGGGGCACTTGGTATGGCGGCGAAATGAAAAAAGGAATGTTTGCCATGATGAATTATTATTTGCCATTGCAGGGAATTGCTTCGATGCATTGTTCGGCAAATAAAGGTGAAGCCGGAGATGTTGCTGTTTTCTTTGGTCTTTCAGGAACCGGAAAAACAACATTATCTACTGATCCAAAACGAGAATTAATTGGTGACGATGAACACGGTTGGGATGACGAAGGCGTTTTCAATTTTGAAGGTGGTTGTTATGCTAAAACCATTGATTTAAGCAGAGAAAACGAACCGGATATATACAATGCTATCAAAAGAGATGCGCTATTGGAAAATGTTACGGTTGATGCTGATGGAGCCATTGATTTTAAAGACACGTCTGTAACACAAAATACAAGAGTTTCCTATCCGATTTATCACATTCATAATATTGTTAAACCGGTTTCAAAAGCAGGCCATGCGAATAAAGTAATTTTTCTTACGGCAGATGCTTTTGGAGTAATGCCACCAGTTTCAAAGTTAACACCGGAACAAACGCAATATTATTTCCTTTCCGGGTTTACGGCTAAATTAGCTGGAACAGAACGCGGAATTACCGAACCAACACCAACATTCTCTGCTTGTTTTGGAAAAGCGTTTTTGACTTTGCATCCAACAAAATATGGAGAAGAATTGGTAAAGAAAATGGAACAAAACCAAGCCAAAGCTTATATGGTTAACACAGGTTGGAATGGAACAGGAAAACGCATTTCGATAAAAGATACACGCGCCATTATTGATGCAATTCTTGATGGTTCAATTGAAAATGCAGCTACTAAAACAGTTCCGGTTTTCAATTTTGAAGTTCCAACATCTTTGCATGATGTAAATTCAGCTATTTTAGATCCAAGAGATACGTATGAAAATGCATCAGACTGGAATACAAAAGCAACGGATTTGGCATCAAAATTCATTAAAAATTTCGAACAATATACTGATAATGAACAAGGAAAAAGCTTGGTGAAAGCCGGGCCGCAATTATAA
- a CDS encoding DUF423 domain-containing protein translates to MERKITSVAALMGITAIILGAFGAHALKKQLSIEQLTAFETGVKYQMYHALFLLFLGLNTLLDEKAKKMVFQLVIFGVIFFSGSIYLLSTKAVTGVDFKFIGIVTPIGGALLILAWSILFWKILKAKR, encoded by the coding sequence ATGGAAAGAAAAATTACAAGTGTTGCTGCTTTGATGGGAATTACAGCAATAATTTTAGGTGCATTTGGAGCCCATGCTTTAAAAAAACAATTATCGATTGAGCAACTTACCGCTTTTGAAACAGGCGTAAAATATCAAATGTATCATGCGCTTTTTTTATTGTTTTTAGGACTCAATACGTTACTCGATGAAAAAGCAAAAAAAATGGTGTTTCAATTGGTGATTTTTGGAGTAATTTTCTTTTCGGGGTCCATCTATTTATTGTCCACAAAAGCAGTAACAGGAGTTGATTTTAAATTTATTGGGATTGTCACGCCTATCGGTGGAGCCTTGTTAATACTGGCCTGGAGCATTTTGTTTTGGAAAATTTTGAAAGCAAAAAGATAA
- a CDS encoding DUF4271 domain-containing protein: protein MIETVLQPRILEPRDWATYLFVFSFVLIAITKTAFETRFSEFLRILVSDKYIKVYKDTSHLMSGFTILLFVVQIISFSFFIQLVLNYFGYVSKTDWVIFLRIFTFFGIFVLSKFLIEKIVATIFNIEEFAEQFNLQKVSYRTFIGLILLPINIYLFYNNTPSNILIYCTIVVILIINLFSYLVSLKIYQNLLIGKLFYFILYLCALEIAPYYFIYYLITKNLAH, encoded by the coding sequence ATGATAGAAACTGTTTTACAACCGAGAATTTTAGAGCCTAGAGATTGGGCAACCTATTTGTTTGTTTTCTCTTTTGTTTTGATTGCAATTACCAAGACTGCATTTGAAACCCGGTTTAGCGAATTTCTAAGAATTTTGGTTTCCGATAAATACATAAAAGTATACAAAGACACTTCTCATTTGATGAGTGGTTTTACGATATTGTTGTTTGTTGTACAGATTATTTCGTTTTCTTTTTTCATTCAATTGGTGCTGAATTATTTTGGGTATGTTTCAAAAACTGATTGGGTAATTTTTCTTCGGATTTTTACTTTTTTCGGAATATTTGTGCTTTCAAAATTCCTGATTGAAAAGATAGTGGCAACCATTTTTAACATTGAAGAATTTGCCGAACAATTTAATTTGCAAAAAGTTAGTTACCGAACTTTTATCGGATTGATTTTGCTGCCAATAAACATTTACTTGTTTTATAACAATACTCCATCAAATATTCTGATTTATTGCACAATTGTTGTGATTTTAATAATTAACTTGTTTTCTTATCTGGTTTCGTTGAAGATTTATCAAAACTTACTCATCGGCAAGTTGTTTTATTTTATTTTGTATCTTTGCGCACTTGAAATAGCGCCCTACTATTTTATATATTATTTGATTACAAAAAATTTAGCACATTAG
- a CDS encoding DUF3108 domain-containing protein codes for MKSKIHEYRKNNIKNMSNKISLILCFVFTFTAANSQTIKSGEKLVFAGSYNMSGLMTQLAQVTMSTENVTTSKNTYLHLSCELSTYSKWDSFFKIRDIYESYVNPKTLKPSLYKRNIDEGGYKKKEKYVIKGNTVNSTVKKRNYPESQKTFTIGGSTQDVVSLLYKVRTMDLSKFKVGQTQNLMIVFDEKQIPVTLKFMGKETISAGNLGSKECYKLSIGAKTDALKGKDKNLIWLTADSKKVPALLKFSIPVGTGQLTLTSATGI; via the coding sequence ATGAAATCGAAGATTCACGAATACCGAAAAAACAATATTAAAAATATGAGTAATAAGATATCTCTTATCCTTTGTTTCGTTTTTACTTTTACAGCAGCTAACAGCCAAACTATAAAATCAGGTGAGAAACTGGTTTTTGCAGGTTCCTACAACATGAGCGGTTTGATGACCCAATTGGCGCAAGTTACCATGTCGACCGAAAATGTCACCACATCAAAAAACACCTATTTGCATTTGAGTTGCGAATTGTCAACCTATAGCAAATGGGATTCGTTTTTCAAAATCAGGGATATATATGAATCTTATGTAAATCCGAAAACTTTAAAACCAAGTTTGTATAAAAGGAATATAGACGAAGGCGGTTATAAAAAGAAGGAAAAATATGTTATTAAAGGCAATACCGTAAACAGCACCGTTAAGAAAAGAAACTATCCTGAATCGCAAAAAACCTTTACCATTGGTGGTTCGACACAAGACGTGGTTTCACTTTTGTATAAAGTAAGAACCATGGATTTGTCCAAATTTAAAGTTGGGCAAACACAAAACCTAATGATTGTTTTTGACGAAAAACAAATTCCGGTTACCCTAAAATTTATGGGTAAAGAAACTATTTCTGCCGGAAATTTAGGCAGCAAAGAATGCTACAAACTGTCTATTGGAGCCAAAACCGATGCCTTAAAAGGAAAAGATAAAAACCTAATTTGGCTTACTGCTGACAGCAAAAAAGTTCCGGCTTTGCTAAAGTTTAGTATTCCTGTTGGAACGGGACAATTAACGTTAACCTCAGCAACCGGGATTTAA
- a CDS encoding DUF4296 domain-containing protein, with translation MKRSILLGLIVLLFGCNSNSVEKPENLIDKDKMVAILYDISLLEAIKSQNINGGLTAKMGNDYIYKKYKIDSIQFAKSNKYYASDIEEYKKIIEKVKEKLSAETVKVEAEMRKNGQAVPPNPNSTLNSDTPQVQ, from the coding sequence ATGAAGAGAAGTATTCTTTTAGGTTTGATAGTGCTGCTTTTTGGTTGTAACAGCAATTCGGTTGAAAAGCCTGAAAACCTTATTGACAAAGACAAAATGGTTGCTATTTTATATGATATATCCTTATTGGAAGCAATCAAATCACAAAATATCAATGGTGGTCTGACTGCGAAAATGGGCAACGATTATATTTATAAAAAGTATAAAATCGATAGCATTCAATTTGCAAAAAGCAATAAATATTATGCTTCCGATATAGAGGAATACAAAAAAATAATTGAAAAGGTTAAAGAAAAACTGAGTGCAGAAACAGTAAAAGTTGAAGCCGAAATGAGGAAAAATGGCCAGGCTGTTCCGCCAAATCCAAACAGTACTTTAAATTCGGATACGCCGCAAGTACAATAA
- a CDS encoding dihydroorotase, which yields MNTVLIKNAKIVNEGTIFEGDVLIENEFIVEIAESISPKLSSCKIIDAEGSYLIPGAIDDQVHFREPGLTHKGDIASESRAAVAGGITSFIEQPNTVPNAVTQEILEEKYQIAAKTSYANYSFMMGGTNDNLEEILKTNPKNVAGIKLFLGSSTGNMLVDNQETLEKIFSSTKMLIAVHCEDETTIKNNLERYKLQFGEDIPIEFHHQIRSAEACYISSSKAIELAKKTGARLHIFHLSTAKEMELFTNKIPLEEKQITAEVCVHHLWFSDEDYKTKGNFIKWNPAIKTADDRTALWEALLDDRIDVIATDHAPHTLEEKQQSYLKAPSGGPLVQHAVVAMFEANHQGKISVEKIVEKMCHNPAKIFKIEKRGFIKEGFYADLVIVNPSLPWNVKKENILAKCGWSPFDGYNFKSRITHTFVNGELVYHNFKVKDIPVGKRLLFDR from the coding sequence ATGAATACCGTTTTAATTAAGAATGCCAAAATTGTAAACGAAGGAACCATTTTTGAAGGCGATGTTTTGATTGAAAACGAATTTATTGTTGAAATCGCTGAAAGCATTAGCCCAAAACTTTCCAGTTGTAAAATCATTGATGCCGAAGGAAGTTATCTTATTCCCGGAGCTATTGATGATCAGGTTCATTTTCGTGAACCGGGTTTGACTCACAAAGGCGATATAGCTTCTGAAAGTCGCGCCGCTGTTGCCGGCGGAATCACTTCTTTTATTGAACAGCCCAACACTGTTCCGAATGCGGTCACTCAGGAAATTTTAGAAGAAAAATATCAAATCGCCGCCAAAACATCTTATGCCAATTATTCGTTTATGATGGGCGGAACGAACGATAATTTAGAAGAAATTTTAAAAACAAACCCAAAAAACGTTGCCGGAATTAAATTATTTCTGGGTTCATCAACTGGAAATATGTTGGTTGATAATCAGGAAACTTTGGAGAAAATATTTTCTTCTACAAAGATGCTTATTGCGGTGCATTGCGAAGATGAAACGACCATTAAAAATAATTTAGAACGATACAAACTACAATTTGGTGAAGACATTCCGATTGAATTCCATCATCAAATCAGAAGCGCGGAAGCCTGTTATATTTCTTCTTCCAAAGCAATTGAGCTAGCCAAAAAAACAGGTGCAAGATTGCATATTTTTCATCTTTCTACAGCGAAAGAAATGGAGCTGTTTACCAATAAAATTCCGTTGGAAGAAAAGCAAATCACCGCTGAAGTTTGTGTGCACCATCTTTGGTTTTCGGATGAAGATTATAAAACAAAAGGCAATTTCATCAAGTGGAATCCTGCTATAAAAACCGCTGACGACAGAACGGCTTTGTGGGAAGCATTGCTTGATGACAGAATTGATGTTATAGCAACAGATCATGCACCTCATACATTGGAAGAAAAGCAGCAGTCGTATTTAAAAGCACCATCGGGCGGACCTTTAGTGCAACATGCTGTGGTGGCCATGTTTGAAGCCAATCATCAGGGAAAGATTTCTGTAGAAAAGATTGTAGAAAAAATGTGTCACAATCCGGCAAAGATTTTTAAAATCGAAAAGCGAGGTTTTATCAAAGAAGGATTTTATGCCGATTTGGTTATTGTGAATCCGAGTTTGCCATGGAATGTCAAGAAAGAAAATATACTGGCCAAATGCGGTTGGTCGCCATTTGATGGTTATAATTTTAAATCAAGAATTACGCATACCTTTGTGAATGGCGAATTGGTTTACCACAATTTTAAAGTAAAAGATATTCCTGTTGGAAAGCGTTTGCTTTTTGACAGATAA
- the tyrS gene encoding tyrosine--tRNA ligase, which produces MKNLVEELKWRGLYHDSMPGTEEQLLKEATTAYIGFDPTADSLHIGSMVQIILLLHLKNFGHKPIALVGGATGMIGDPSGKSDERNLLTEDQLAKNVAGIKSVLSRFLDFNETGANAPVMVNNYDWMKSFSFIDFAREVGKRITVNYMMAKDSVKKRLSGEAGDGMSFTEFTYQLIQGYDFYHLHKHYNCVLQMGGSDQWGNITTGTELVRRMNPNTEAKAFALTTPLITKADGSKFGKSEGGNIWLDADKTSVYKFYQFWLNTSDEDSEKYIKIFTFLDKNVIDTLIAEHKEAAHLRVLQRKLAEEVTILVHGKAELEKAIQASNILFGNATADDLKQLDEATFLEVFDGVPQAEISKDVISNGINIVDVLNEKSGFLKSNGEARRALAENSISVNKEKVTEEFQLTTKDLINNQFVLLQRGKKNYFVIRVR; this is translated from the coding sequence ATGAAGAATCTTGTCGAAGAATTAAAATGGCGTGGACTTTACCACGACAGCATGCCCGGAACCGAAGAACAATTGCTTAAGGAAGCCACGACCGCTTATATTGGTTTTGATCCGACAGCTGATTCGTTGCATATTGGAAGCATGGTGCAAATCATTTTACTCTTGCATTTGAAAAATTTTGGACACAAACCAATTGCTTTGGTTGGTGGTGCGACTGGAATGATTGGTGATCCTTCAGGAAAATCGGATGAGCGTAATTTGCTTACGGAAGACCAATTGGCGAAGAATGTTGCCGGAATCAAAAGTGTTCTTTCAAGATTTTTGGATTTTAATGAGACTGGAGCAAATGCGCCGGTTATGGTGAACAACTACGATTGGATGAAGTCATTTTCGTTTATCGATTTTGCACGTGAAGTTGGAAAACGAATCACTGTTAATTATATGATGGCGAAAGATTCGGTAAAGAAACGTTTGTCGGGAGAAGCCGGTGACGGAATGTCGTTTACGGAGTTTACCTACCAACTGATTCAGGGTTACGATTTTTATCATTTGCACAAGCATTACAATTGCGTGTTGCAAATGGGCGGTTCTGACCAATGGGGAAATATCACGACAGGAACGGAATTGGTTCGCAGAATGAACCCGAATACAGAAGCAAAAGCTTTTGCTTTGACTACACCTTTAATTACGAAAGCCGATGGTTCTAAATTTGGAAAATCAGAAGGCGGAAACATTTGGCTTGATGCCGATAAAACTTCGGTTTATAAGTTCTACCAATTTTGGTTAAACACTTCGGATGAAGATTCGGAGAAATACATAAAGATTTTCACTTTTTTAGATAAAAATGTTATTGATACTTTGATTGCTGAACATAAAGAAGCGGCGCATTTGCGAGTATTGCAAAGGAAACTAGCTGAAGAAGTTACGATTTTAGTTCATGGAAAAGCAGAATTAGAAAAAGCGATTCAGGCTTCGAATATTTTGTTTGGAAATGCTACGGCTGACGATTTGAAACAATTGGATGAAGCTACTTTTTTGGAGGTTTTTGATGGTGTTCCGCAAGCGGAAATTTCAAAAGATGTTATTTCTAACGGAATCAATATTGTTGATGTGTTGAATGAGAAATCAGGATTTTTGAAATCAAATGGTGAAGCGAGACGCGCTTTGGCAGAGAATTCGATTTCGGTAAATAAGGAAAAAGTTACTGAAGAATTTCAGTTGACTACAAAAGATTTGATTAACAATCAGTTTGTTTTACTACAACGCGGAAAGAAAAATTATTTTGTGATTAGGGTTAGATAA
- a CDS encoding polyprenol monophosphomannose synthase, whose amino-acid sequence MNDGIVIIPTYNEIENIESIIRAVFSLHKKFHVLIVDDNSPDKTAEKVMELQSEFQDKLFLSVRKKKSGLGTAYVHGFKWALKHHYEYIFEMDADFSHNPNDLEKLYEACHFNGADLAIGSRYVTGVNVVNWPLSRVLLSYFASVYVRMITGMKIMDATAGFICYHREVLEKINLDRIKFIGYAFQIEMKYRAFAKNFNIQEVPVIFTDRTKGQSKMSGSIIKEAIFGVISLRLKKFLNRL is encoded by the coding sequence ATGAATGACGGTATTGTAATTATTCCAACGTATAACGAAATTGAGAACATCGAAAGTATTATTCGGGCTGTATTTTCGTTACACAAAAAGTTTCATGTTCTAATTGTTGATGATAATTCGCCAGACAAAACGGCTGAAAAAGTAATGGAATTGCAAAGTGAATTTCAAGATAAATTATTTTTATCCGTCAGAAAGAAAAAATCAGGTTTAGGAACAGCTTATGTTCACGGATTCAAATGGGCATTGAAGCATCATTACGAATACATTTTTGAAATGGATGCCGATTTTTCACACAACCCAAATGATTTAGAAAAACTATATGAAGCCTGTCATTTTAATGGTGCAGATTTAGCCATTGGCTCACGTTATGTTACAGGAGTAAATGTGGTGAATTGGCCTTTGAGCAGAGTATTGCTTTCTTATTTTGCTTCGGTTTATGTACGAATGATTACAGGTATGAAAATCATGGACGCGACCGCCGGATTTATTTGTTACCATCGAGAAGTATTGGAAAAAATAAATTTAGATAGAATAAAATTTATTGGTTACGCATTTCAAATTGAAATGAAATACAGGGCTTTCGCCAAAAATTTTAATATACAGGAAGTTCCGGTCATCTTTACCGACAGAACTAAAGGGCAATCCAAAATGAGCGGTTCTATTATTAAGGAAGCTATTTTTGGGGTTATTTCCCTAAGACTTAAGAAGTTTTTAAATCGATTATAG
- a CDS encoding saccharopine dehydrogenase family protein: MRNILIIGAGRSASSLIKYLLRKSAQENLNIILGDLSIELAKRKTYNHPNATPIALDINDVAQRQAEIQKADIVISMLPAHMHIEVAKDCITFKKNMVTASYISDEMQSLDEAVKANNLIFMNEVGLDPGIDHMSAMKVIHEIEAKGGKMILFESFCGGLVAPESDDNLWNYKFTWAPRNVVLAGQGGAAKFIQEGKYKYIPYHKLFRRTEFFHVEGYGKFEGYANRDSLKYRSIYGLDDILTLYRGTIRRVGFSKAWNMFVQLGMTDDSYVMENSETMSYRDFINSFLPFHASDSVELKTRMALGIEQDDIMWDKLMELDIFNAKKIVGLRNATPAQILERILNDSWTLQPEDKDMIVMYHKFGYELNGERKQIDSKMVCIGDDQIYTAMAKTVGLPVAMATLQILNGNIKTPGVQLPIKKEVYEPILKELEAHGIVFHETEMPYVGYNPDKLLGN; the protein is encoded by the coding sequence ATGAGAAACATTTTAATCATTGGTGCCGGACGTTCAGCATCTTCACTTATAAAATATCTTTTAAGAAAATCTGCCCAGGAAAACTTAAATATAATCCTTGGTGATTTATCAATAGAATTAGCCAAAAGAAAAACATACAATCATCCAAATGCAACCCCAATTGCTTTAGACATAAATGATGTTGCCCAACGCCAAGCCGAAATTCAAAAAGCAGATATTGTTATTTCCATGTTGCCGGCGCACATGCATATTGAAGTGGCAAAAGACTGTATAACTTTCAAGAAAAATATGGTTACGGCTTCTTATATTTCGGATGAGATGCAAAGCTTGGATGAAGCTGTAAAAGCCAATAATCTGATTTTTATGAATGAAGTGGGACTCGATCCCGGCATTGACCACATGAGCGCCATGAAAGTGATTCATGAAATTGAAGCCAAAGGCGGCAAAATGATTTTATTCGAATCGTTTTGTGGTGGTTTAGTAGCACCGGAATCAGATGATAATCTTTGGAATTACAAATTTACCTGGGCGCCGAGAAATGTAGTTTTAGCTGGTCAGGGTGGTGCAGCCAAATTTATTCAGGAAGGCAAATACAAATACATTCCGTATCACAAATTGTTCCGCAGAACCGAATTCTTTCATGTCGAAGGTTACGGAAAATTTGAGGGTTATGCCAATCGTGATTCCTTAAAATACAGAAGCATTTATGGTCTTGATGATATCCTGACGTTATATCGTGGAACCATCCGCAGAGTTGGTTTTTCCAAAGCGTGGAATATGTTTGTGCAATTAGGCATGACCGATGATTCTTATGTTATGGAAAATTCAGAAACGATGAGTTATCGTGATTTTATTAATTCTTTTTTACCTTTTCACGCATCTGACTCGGTTGAATTAAAAACCCGAATGGCTCTTGGTATTGAACAAGATGACATCATGTGGGACAAATTAATGGAACTTGACATCTTTAATGCAAAGAAGATTGTTGGACTCAGAAATGCCACTCCGGCACAAATTTTAGAACGAATCTTAAACGACAGTTGGACATTACAACCCGAAGACAAAGACATGATTGTGATGTACCACAAATTTGGTTACGAACTTAACGGCGAGCGGAAACAAATAGATTCCAAAATGGTTTGCATCGGCGATGACCAAATCTATACCGCAATGGCAAAAACCGTTGGCTTACCGGTAGCAATGGCAACTTTGCAAATCCTGAATGGCAACATCAAAACGCCTGGCGTACAATTGCCAATTAAAAAAGAAGTGTACGAACCAATTTTGAAAGAACTGGAAGCTCATGGTATCGTTTTCCACGAAACCGAAATGCCTTATGTTGGTTACAATCCTGATAAGTTACTAGGGAATTAA
- a CDS encoding uroporphyrinogen-III synthase → MKVKTILVSQPEPKVENSPYFELQQKHKVKIDFRSFIHVEGVSAKDVRAQKIDLNNFTAIILNSRNSVDHFFRVAEEMRYKVPEDLKYFCQSEAIAFYLQKYVVYRKRKIYVGQKDFVDLSPLIKKYKEEKFLLPASDQLNYDVPQTLDALKVDWTQATFYKTVMSDLSDLADVYYDVLAFFSPTGIKSLFKNFPDFKQNNTRIAVFGSTTQKEALEHGLRIDILAPTPETPSMTMALERYIADANKGK, encoded by the coding sequence TTGAAAGTGAAAACAATTTTGGTGTCACAGCCAGAACCAAAAGTAGAGAATTCACCTTATTTTGAATTACAGCAAAAGCATAAGGTAAAGATTGATTTCCGATCATTTATTCATGTAGAAGGTGTAAGCGCAAAAGATGTCAGAGCTCAAAAAATAGACCTAAATAACTTTACGGCAATCATTTTGAACAGCAGAAATTCTGTTGATCATTTTTTTAGAGTGGCCGAAGAAATGCGTTATAAAGTTCCCGAAGATTTAAAATATTTTTGCCAATCGGAAGCGATTGCTTTTTACCTGCAAAAATATGTGGTTTACAGAAAACGTAAAATCTATGTTGGTCAAAAAGACTTCGTTGATTTGTCTCCGCTAATCAAAAAATACAAAGAAGAGAAATTTCTTTTACCAGCTTCAGACCAATTGAATTATGATGTGCCACAAACGTTGGATGCATTAAAAGTAGATTGGACACAAGCGACTTTTTACAAAACAGTAATGAGTGATTTGTCTGATTTGGCAGATGTTTATTATGATGTTTTGGCATTTTTTAGTCCAACCGGAATTAAATCATTGTTCAAGAATTTCCCTGACTTTAAACAAAACAATACACGTATTGCTGTCTTTGGAAGCACTACTCAAAAAGAAGCTTTGGAACACGGATTGCGTATCGATATTTTGGCACCAACGCCCGAAACACCGTCGATGACAATGGCTTTGGAAAGATATATTGCCGACGCCAACAAAGGAAAATAA
- a CDS encoding NAD-dependent epimerase/dehydratase family protein → MILVTGGTGLVGAHLLLHLVENEDSIRAIYRHPNSIEKTKSLFKLYQKEHLFPKIDWVAADITDIPSLEVAFQNIDYVYHCAGLISFDPDDEEKLRKINIEGTANIVNFCLAYQIKKLCQVSSIAAFGNVASSEIPIDEETEWNPEAYHSDYAISKYGAEMEVWRAQQEGLQIVMVNPGVILGATIWDEGSGEIFTKVKNGLNFYTLGETGYVGVKDVVSAMIQLMKSTIVGERFCLVSESMSYQKIINTIAQNLNTRGGAERSGAKPKPTFYAKPWMTAILWRIDWFMNTFFRTKRKLSKHAATTIHTVDKYDSHKIKNALNFEFQSIDKVIEEIFSLQK, encoded by the coding sequence ATGATATTAGTAACAGGCGGAACAGGTTTAGTCGGAGCACATTTGCTTCTTCATTTGGTTGAAAATGAAGATTCAATTCGGGCAATCTACAGACACCCTAACTCTATCGAAAAAACAAAGTCGCTTTTTAAGTTATATCAAAAGGAACATTTATTCCCCAAAATTGATTGGGTTGCTGCCGATATTACTGATATTCCTTCGTTAGAAGTTGCTTTTCAGAATATTGATTATGTGTATCATTGCGCGGGTTTAATTTCATTTGACCCGGATGATGAAGAAAAACTGCGCAAAATAAACATAGAAGGAACTGCCAATATTGTTAATTTCTGCCTCGCATACCAAATCAAAAAACTATGTCAAGTAAGCTCTATAGCCGCTTTTGGAAATGTTGCGTCAAGCGAAATTCCAATTGACGAAGAAACCGAATGGAATCCTGAAGCCTATCACAGCGATTATGCCATTTCAAAATACGGCGCAGAAATGGAAGTTTGGCGAGCACAACAAGAAGGTTTACAAATTGTAATGGTAAATCCAGGCGTGATTTTAGGCGCAACTATTTGGGATGAAGGAAGTGGTGAAATTTTTACTAAAGTCAAAAACGGACTAAATTTCTACACGCTAGGTGAAACAGGATATGTTGGTGTAAAAGATGTGGTTTCAGCTATGATTCAACTGATGAAAAGTACCATTGTTGGTGAACGTTTTTGTCTTGTTTCCGAGAGTATGAGTTATCAAAAAATAATCAATACTATTGCTCAAAATCTAAACACCCGAGGCGGAGCCGAACGGAGCGGAGCTAAACCCAAACCTACTTTCTATGCAAAACCATGGATGACAGCTATTTTATGGCGAATAGATTGGTTTATGAATACTTTTTTCAGAACCAAAAGAAAACTGTCAAAACATGCCGCAACAACTATTCATACGGTAGACAAATACGATAGCCATAAAATAAAAAATGCTTTGAATTTTGAATTCCAAAGCATTGATAAAGTGATTGAAGAAATTTTTTCTCTGCAGAAGTAA